CATAGGAAGTGTCACTGCTTTTAACAGCACACCCCAGGACAAATCTCCCAATGTGATAATAGTTGACAAAACCAGCTAAAACCACCATCTACTTAAATCACAATTGATCAGTTagggagagatgtgatcaggatcAGACTTGACTAAAGAATGTAGTTTTTAATCCTAACACATGGAACTCACAAGAACATCCTAAAATAACCAGAGGCTGCTGAAGCAAACAAACTGCACTTAAATTGCTATGGATAGAAATTCAACTACAGCTGGCTGGCATCTTGAATAGAATATCTTTCTGGCATAGTTAGTCCAATATGCAAGTAAACATTATCAACCAGAACCACCCATGGGGCAGGATTATTGTCACGGAGTTATGGATGAAGACAGTCATTTCAGGATTGATTTTCATAAACTTAATTTTCATGTTGATAAACTACCCAATAGTGGGAGTTCACTAATGAACAGGCAACTGACATGTTGCGTGTATTTGTTATTTTAAGGATTGTCAATTTCATCGGCATACTATAACATAGCTCTCTCCTTCACACTTTCCTTGTCAATTGATTATCTTAGCGCCTACTTTTGGAAAGCCTAAGGTTTGGctagtttaaaaatatatacgttTTGAAGATAAAATATTTGTTCTAGAGGCTTTGATTGGCGGGTGCTTTTACCAGGGTGTACATGTGCCAATTCTCCATGGGCGTATATAATTCGATTCAGTAAGTAGCCTGTCTTGACACCATGTAATCCTGACTAGTCCCCCAGTCCCTGAggatgaaaaacagccccacagcatgatgctgccgccatgTTTCCGCCAGATGTGACAACAGGCactcaggacaaagagttcaatcttggttttatcagaccagagaatcttgtgtcGCATagtcagagtctttaggtgcctttttgcaaactccaagcaggctgtcaagtgcctttactgaagagtggcatccatctggccactaccataaaggcctgattggagtgctgcagagatgggagaaccttccagaaggacaaccatcacaacagaggaactctagagctctgtcagagcgaCCATCGGGTTCtctgtcatctccctgaccaaggcccttcatcGATTGCGCAGTTTGGCCAGCGGCCAGCACCAGGAAgcctcttggtggttccaaacgtattAAAATGTAAGAATGACGGATGCCAGTGTTCTAGGGGACCCTCCATGCTGTAGacatttggtacccttcccaagatctgtgccgaCACAATCCCGTCTGTCTCATTTTGCGGTTGAGTGAGGCTTTGCGCTCACTGAATCAGTATAAACATTcactcaaacaggcaacagaagcaggatcTTTTATTTCTGTAGCTGTACGTGGAATATTTAATAAAGCCAAGCACATTTATGGtaggctattgattatagacctTAAATTGAGGAAACCAACTTCCGTAAACAATCAAGGCAAGGGCTGTTCAATCTTTTGTAGTGACTTTGCGTTTTTGtgaagctgttttttttctggatcaaacgtgctttataaatggacattttggatatatatggacggaattaatcgaaccaaaggaccaattgtgatgtttacgGGAAATATtgggagtgccaacaaaagaagcttgtcaaaggtaatgcatgttatAGTTTATTCCAGCGTTTTGTGTAGTGCCTGCAGGGCTGAAATATGCTAActcctttgtttactgctggtaCAGATGGTGCAgcctatcagataatagcttcttatgctttcgccgaaaagcatttttaaaatctgacatgttggctggattcgcaatgacatgttggctggagtgtagctttaattgagaaTCTTACACGTGATTTAAcaaaagtttgaattttatagcatcttatttgaatctggcgctctgcattttccctggcaattggccagttgagacatttgCGTCCCGCCTATTCCTAACTAgttttaagaacacattcttattttcaatgacggcctaggaacggtgggttaagtgccttgttcaggagcagaacgacagattttcaccttgtcagctcggggatccaatcttgcaaacttacagttaactagtccaacgcaataacgaactgcctctctctcgttgcactccacaaggagactgactgACACGCAAAtgcggtaagttgctagctagcattaaacttataataaaaaaacaatcataatcactagttaactacacatggttgatgatattactagatattatctaacgtgtcctgcgttgcatataatctgactgagcatacacgtatctaagtatctgactgagcggtggaaggcaagaagcaggcgcgtaaaaattcattcaaacagcattttcgttagttttgccagcagctcttcgcaatgcttcaagcattgcattgtttatgacttcaagcctatcaactcccgagaataggctggtgtaaccgaagtgaaatggttagctagttagcgcgcgctaatagcgtttcaaacatcattcgctgagccttctagtagttgttccccttgcgatgcatgggtaacactgcttcgatggtggctgttgtcattgtgttgctggttcgagcccagggaggagcgaggagagggacggaagctatactggtacactggcaatactaaagtgcctataagaacatccaatagtcaaaggttaatgaaatacaaatggtatagagggaaatcgtcctataattcctataactacaacctaaaacttcttacctgggcatattgaagactcatgttaaaaggaaccacctgctttcatatgttctgagcaaggaactgaaatgttagctttcttacatagcacatattgcacttctaCTTTCTTCAACacattgtttttgcattatttaaaccaaattgaacatgtttcattatttacttgaggctaaattgattttattgacatattatattaagttaaaataagtgttcattcagtattgtgtaattgtcattacaaatatataaataggccgattaatcggtatcggcgtttttggtcctccaataatcggtatcggcgttgaaaaatcataatcggtctacCTCTGGAATAAACATTAATAGGCTACTTGATGGCCAACAGAGGCAAATGTCTAATTCtccacataaaaataaaaaaaacccaCAAGGGAGTCCCATAACTTCCACTTCAAATTTCCACTCGGGCAGCCCCACCCCCGAGAACCATGAACTGGGCATGCATAAAACTCTTCACTTGAAACAGTTCTTAAAGTGAACATTCGAATGCAGTTTAAACCACCTGAGCGAATGTATGTAACGCACCCAAAGTCGTTTCAGTGCTTTGTCGACATTATTTCTCGATGTGAATTAATTATAGGATATTAAAATCAGTTGTATGGAAGAGGGGtgtctccataatgacaatctCCTACATACAGCTCAAGTGACTCAGGAAATAGGTGTTGGGCTCTCAACACCCCCCCAGCAACAGCCTGCCTCACAGTCAGCAGCAGGTCACAgtgtattaaatacattttaacagAAATGCCATGGCGCAACTTGAAAATAGcacagggattgggagactagtcaggatcgagggaaagatgaacagagaaaggtacagagagatcatgatgaaaacctgctccagagcgctcaggacctcagactgggcaaaggttcaccatccaacaggacaacgaccttaagcgcACAGCctagacaacacaggagtggatttgtccttgagtggcccagccagagcccagacttgaacatctctggagagacctgaaaatagctgtgcagcgacacactccatccaacctgacagcactTGAGAGGATTTTGCAGAGAACaaggggagaaactccacaaatataggtgtgccaagcttgtagcatcatacccaagaagactcgaggctgtaatcactgccaaagttgcttcaacaaagtacagagttaagggtacttatgtaaatgtgacaggtttttagaatttattgcaaatgtattaaaaaaaaaaaaaagtttttgctttgtcattatggtgtgttgtgtgtagattaaatTGGGTTTGTTCCTCTTCAaacaattttagagtaaggctgtaacataacatttggaaaaagtcaaggggtctgaatacttccgaaCACTACTGTATCAATCTATTTGTTCATGTCATCACACAACATGAGTCATTCATGTACATAGTAGGCAGTTTATGTAGTACGCTAGTATGGGTAGTTGTAGTCATTCACCCTTCACATTTTGCTAGATATTTATCTTATAAACTGTACATTTCACCCGACATACAACACTTGGTACAGATTCTTCAGAAGGCTTTGGAGGTTTTGGATATATTCTTACCTATCACGTACACACTTCGCACACATGGCACCGCCGTAGGCCCTGCTGACGTGCTTCTTTGTCTTTGAGAGCCTCATCAGGACCTGGGGTCTCACTGCCCGGATCTTTAAGACAAACAAATGCTTGTGAGCAGATGTAACAAAACTTGAATCCAGGTTAATGTTCAGGAGAAACATGGGAGAAACCATTTTGAAACAAAGTGAAATGCCACAGCCATTGTTAAAGGAGAAGTTACTTTATTTTAACCAAATCTCAAATTACAGTATGTTAGAAAAGCCTAGACACTTTTTGCGATCTTACCTGTTAAAACACAATTTTTTTATCTTTAACATTATATTACATTTTGTGCGATTCTGGCTGTCTCCTACCAGCTGTGGTGGCTACACAGAAACAGCACAGCTGGCTGGAGACCGCTGGAGTCGCACAAAAAGGAATACAACAAAGGATAAAGTTCTGAATGACAAATCCATGCGTACAAGAGTAAAGACCTACATCAGTATACTGAGAGCGTACGTATTTGGATGTTTTCGGAGCTTTTGCTTATGTTACACCCCTACAACCGCTAAACGAGCACGAGGAAGTATATCGCTTGAGGAGTAAGTTACCCAAAAGTGAAGCCTTTCACAAAAGTGTCTGGGCACGTCTATAACATTGAAAACAGATCAATTCAAGTAAGGCGAAAGTGTCCTTAAAGATTGCTTAATAACATGCCACCTTCACTTTTCCCATGTGACTTCCTTCCCTTGAATTCAAACGAGTTAAAGGTAGTCTAGAAAAAGAGAAAGTCAGCAAGAATTCAAATAGAGCCAACATTAGCATGACTTTCCTTCATCGGGAGATAAGAAAAGCATGTGTAAGCAAATAGGCCTAGCTGATGGGCCGGGCATTCAACGTAGCACTTCCACCCATCCTTCAAAATCATACAAACTTGTATAAAAACACAGCAACTCAATAGTCAGCAGAAGCAGTGAATTGGGGGAAAGGCTTAGTATTGTGGTGCCCCGTGTCAGAAAAGTAACAACGTATCTGCCAACCAACTGAAAATGTAAAACAGTATTTTTATCAAATCATTTCTCCCCACCCACACCAGTCGTTTTGGTTGAAGCACcctaacaggctgactacaccactcacgttgcaaaataaatttagaaatctattattcaattattgcactcACACTGCTCGCATGCGCAAACGAGCGTCTGCGtcgccaagggctaaaatagaagtcagttctatttgtgacgcagataGCGCTGCAAGTCCTCCCTcgcccatctcctcattggtttatagaagcaggcaCCCACCTCAttattggttatacccacgtgggtgactgaaagacgaacgacGTCAGTGGCGGTAACACACCCAATTTAcaaaagttgccaatcgcaatataaagtcgagaagaaaaagcctgggaGAGATGACTAGAAGCGATTCGGGTTGACCGTTTCaagtgtggattaattgtcggagtaaaggaccttgtgcatttcaggtaaaataactcaaTGTCTATATCCCAGGCCAAATTAGCTAGCaaaagcaagctagctaaatagggcaaattagctagcaattgcaagctagctagctaaattgccataaatgtttaatgctttttgacctgtccccaaattaatggttcagagtttgttttgatattttaacctgcgtgtcatgatcgtgtttggtgtggggggacaaaataaatgtatgcacgatggcgcatgaGAGCAaacggtttgggttccgtgttagtcTCCAGATCAGCACGGAGTAAAACAAGACGCTGATATTATATACCACAGTGGCAACCCTCAATATACTCACAAATACGTGtgtatgtatacatgtatatacacacacacacgtatatagtatgtatactaccgttcaaaagtttggggtcacttagaaatgttcttgatTTTGAAAGAAAGCTCATTTTATCAGaaactttttttttacctttattttacgaggcaagtcagttaagaacaaattcttattttcaatgacggcctaggaacagtgggttaactgcctgttcagaggaagaacaacagattttgtaccttgtcagcttggggatttgaacttgcaacctttcagttactagtccaattctctaaccactaggctatactgtgtgtagacattgttaatgttgtaaatgactattgtagctggacaTATTTTTTTgatggaatatctacacaggcgtacagaggcccattgtcagcaacaatcactcctgtgttccaatagcacgttgtgtttgctgatccaagtttataattctacaaggataattgatcattagaaaatccttttgcaattgagcgactccggaatgctggccttccaggcagTTCCTCTgtacagtgtctgttcttttgcccatcataatcttttctttttattggccagtctgagttATGGCTgcttctttgcaactctgcctagaaggccagcatcccggagttgcctcctCAGTGTCATTTACAAAGTCtacactatttctgatcaatttatgttattttaaatggacaaacgtgcttctctttcaaaaacaaggacatttcgaagtgaccccaaacttttgaacggtggtggtagtaaaatatatatatacacacataccgaTTTTAATAGAAATATATtaattgtgtgtgtgcacacagtgAGTGGACGCCTCTTCAAACTGGTGAATTTGTCTATTTCAGACAACGTGTGTATCAAATAGAGCAGACATGCAATCGCCAAaggcaaacattggcagtagaatggccatacCGAAGAGCTCCGTGACTTTTAATATGGCCGTGTCATAAGAGACCACCTTTCTGCCCCGGTCAACttgctgccccggtcaactgcaagAGCGGTTATTGTGAAGAATCatataggagcaacaacggctcagccgcaaagtggtaggccgcacaagctcagaacaggaccgccgagaGCTGAAGCACGTAAAAATAGCCTGTCCTCGGTTGCCACACTCACcaccaagttccaaactgtctctggaagcaacgtcagcgcaATAATTGTTCGCCGAgattccatggccgagcagccacgatcctaagatcaccatacgcaaAGTCAAGCGTCAGCTTGGTGTAAAGTTCTGGTGCAGTGGAAATGCTTTCTCTATAATGATGTACCACGCTTCACCACCTGtcagtccgacggactaatctggggtTGGCCGATGCCAGgtgaacgctacctgcctgaatacagcgccaaatgtaaagtttggtggaagatgaataatggtttgggctaggccccttagttccagtgaagagattttaatgctacagcatatgacattctagacaattctgtgcttccaactttgtggcaacagtttggggaaggccctttcctgtttcatcatgacaatgccccccatGCAGAAAGtggggtccatacagaaatggtttgtcgagatctgtgtTGAATCACTTGACCAGCCTGCACAGGGACCTGAACTTAACACAGAGggtgaagctctcaacctgctccactacagccctgtcgatgaggatGGTGGGGCGTGTTCGTTCCTCCTTTTGCTGTAGTCCACAACCATCTCCTTTATCTCAATgggatcaagacaaaggagatgattgtggactttaaaaaaacatgtttttatttaactaggcaagtcagttaagaacaaattcttattttcaatgactgcctaggaacagtgggttaactgccttgttcaggggaagaacgacagatttgatcTCGCAACCATTCGGACTAGAGGAAAAGGACGACCAAGCACGCCCCAATTCTCATCGACagtgctgtagtggagcaggttgagagctttaagttccttggtgtccatatcaaaaaactaacatggtccaggcacacaaagacagtcatgaagagggcatgacaaaacctattcgccctcaggagactgaaaagatttggcatgggtcctcagatcctcaaaaggttctacagctacatTATCCTGACTCGTTGCATCACTGCAgcgtatggcaactgctcagcctccactacaaggcactacagagagtagtacgtacagcccagtacacccGGGCAAAGCTTCCtcccacccaggacctctataccaggtggtgtcagaggtaGCCGGAGTGCAAAGTCAAGGTTCAAGGGGCTTCTAAGCAGCTTtgatccccaagccataagactcctaacaatctaataaaatggctacccaaactatttgGATTGCCCACACCACCGatactgttattatctatgcatagtcactaataACTCTAgctacatattacctcgactaaccggtagcccctgtatatagtctcgctattgttactttactgctgctctttaattacggGCTCCTTTTATTTCTTAATcctattttttaaactgcattgttggttaggggcttgtaagtaagcatttcactgtaagttatacacctgttgtagtcggcacatgtgaccaatacaatttgatcaaacacatttgggatgaattgtaacgCCAAATGCTGGCCCAAAATCAGTAcgcaacctcactaatgctcttgtggctcaATGGAaggaagtccccgcagcaatgttccaacatttagtggaaagccttcccagacgagtggaggctgttatagcagcaaagggtggaccaactccatattaatgccgatgactttggaatgagataGCCGAGCAGTAGTCCACATACTTTGTCATTTAGTGTTTTCActacaacagtaacagacctgaAAAAAACCAGTTTGTATATTATGCAATGGGATGGGATGTACATAGGACAATACTTACTCCACGCAGTCTACCAGGGCATATTCCACATGCAGACTTGGGTGCCTTGCCCACCTTCTTGGTGTACAGGTACACAATGCGGTTACCAGGAGTCCGGGACCTGTAAGTGAGAGATTACACATTGCAAAGTTGGTAACAATATTTTGAGGGATGAAAACATGCTCACATTAGTTTTCCAAAGACAACTTTTTATTTAAAATCCAGAGCTAGCTATATACAACCACGTGCAAGCCAGTACTAACGTTACTAACCGTGTAGGTCACAATAAAGAAACATGCACTGTAGTAACTAAGAATGGCACAGAAGCCAAGGGAATAGCAACAAGCCAATGGaattagctagctatagctacaTGCTAGTTACTTACAGCCTAGTTTTGTTGGAGGCGGTGTTGTAGGACAACCTACGACGGTAAGTTAGGCGCTGGACCATGTTGATACCTGTAGATACATGATTAGTAGTATTACGTGTAACACTGATTGATTACATTATTACCTTCCTAGATAATTTACTAGCTGGCTCGCTCATAAAAAAAATGGTATCGGGGACTGCCGATGGCGTCATCACCGCGCAAGACTGTGTAACCAAGTAAACTAAGTAGTAGATATGCTACCTAACAAACGTATCAAGATTAAAACGTTTGATTTTACGTGGAAGAACACACCC
The genomic region above belongs to Oncorhynchus masou masou isolate Uvic2021 chromosome 27, UVic_Omas_1.1, whole genome shotgun sequence and contains:
- the LOC135516075 gene encoding large ribosomal subunit protein eL34, with amino-acid sequence MVQRLTYRRRLSYNTASNKTRLSRTPGNRIVYLYTKKVGKAPKSACGICPGRLRGIRAVRPQVLMRLSKTKKHVSRAYGGAMCAKCVRDRIKRAFLIEEQKIVVKVLKAQAQSQKSK